The DNA window TGCTATTGAATCAGCCTTGGATAATGCTTTGGGTATCCCGTTTATAGAAATGTCATATAGGACTTTTCGTTTTACCATGTCTCTTATATTTTCATTTTTGGTAAGTCCATACGGTGATTCAATTTTGAAGATGACATCCATCCATGGCACATATACCATAAAAAAGGTCAATGAATAATCATCTGCAGGATATTTATGTTCAAGTGTATCTTCTACCAAAGGAGATGTTGTGTTAAGCATTCGCTCGTAGAATTTGTTGGGTTGAATGAACCAGTTGGTATAGGTAATATATTTATTTTCATCTGCATCATCATTTTTTAATGAGAGAAGATTTTTGAAAAACTGGGCATCCATCGTCCAGGGAATACCCCTCATACCGTTTTGTTTCATCGCCTGCATAACCTGAATGTCCTCTGGATTTTTAACAAATCCCATCAGAGGTTTCTGTTTTTTTATATGCTCATCCATTATGTCAATATAATTTTGAAGTATGGTCTTTGTATGCGGATCATATTGAATCTGGATATCTTCGGATTCCACTACCAACCAGTACATAAGTCGTTTTGGATACACTGGACCATCCATTATTAATACACCATTATCATCCAGCCCATCAAGCATCCAGTTTATATGTTCAGATTCCGCCAGATAGAGTGCTATATCATGTACCATACGACCAATTCTTTTGTTCAAAAGCCCCGGCTGGATACGTATGATTTTTTTACGCCCTGAACCATCATCAAATTCCTTCCACCCCTGAGTAGTTTTTATGGTTACAGTTTCACTGGGATTATAGGTAGCTGCTACAATTGTACGTTTCATATGTAAATCCAGATTAGTAGGTGTAGATGCCAGTGCACAATGACAGAAATCTACAAAAAATCCGCTATCAAATGGAATTGGATTAGTACTGCCGCTGTCACATGCATAGGTTATATCAAAAGGGTCACTGGATTGAGCTATGTACTCTACATTGACTTTACCACGGTACAGTTTTTCCATTGATTTGAGTACTATATTGCCTTTATATTTTAATTCCTGAAGATAACTAAAAATATCGGTTGTTATTTCGGATTCATCTTTATCTTCTAAAGACACATCAATATTAGATGCAAGCTGGGATATCTCTTTTATATGAACTGGTTCTAAGGTCATGGTTTATAATTAGGATTAATGGATTTAATATATAAATAACTGTAACTTTTCTTTTTATAATTCTTTCTATTGATAGTAATCAGTATTATTTGTTTTCAATACCATTCATATATCCAGAGGATAATTACCTCACCAGTTTATTATCCAGCACGATTAAAAATTTCAATTAAAAAATGTAAATTATATTTTTAAAACTGCTTATATAAGAAAATCTATATCTACGGATTTAAAGGTCATATCTCAAAATTTAAATATATTTACAATATGCACAAAAAATATCGAGGTATTCATTATGGAAAGCTATCAAATATTTTTAATTATGCTTGCTGTTTATCTGGCAGCACTTGTATCGATTGGATGGTATTTTACAAAAAGACAAAAATCCATAACGGATTTCTGGCTTGCGGGCAGAAACATAGGATCAATAGGAGTAGGATTTTCTGCTGCTGCATCATGGCTTACAGCCGGAGCTTTACTTTCTGTTATAGGACTTTATCTGTTAAATGGTATGGGTTCGATATGGGGATTTGTTGTACCCAATATTCTTGCTCTTTTAATAATTGCAATCCTTGTCAGCAGAATCAAACATCTTCCCGCCATCACCCAACCGGAACTGCTTGAACAACGATACAGCAGTGCTATACGTGCCCCTGTGGCTACTATTATTACAATTGTAATGATTCTTTTTGCAGTTGCTGACATCAAAGGGTTTGCCCTTGTTCTGGAAGTTTTCTTTGGTTTGAGCCCTATTTATGCAGCTGCCATTGTCGCAATTGCTGTATCAATATATGTCACCCTCGGAGGGCTTTCTGCTGTTGTATGGACAGATGTCCTTCAATTTACATTTCTATCACTATTTGTTATATCCATGGCTATTGTCACCGTCGGAGCTGCCAGTTCAGGTGCATTTGAAGCATCTTCTGCAATGACAGTATCAGACGTCTTTGGCAATGTTAATTCATCCTGGTGGAATCCTTTCTCTGTGGGTATACCATTTGCACTTATATTCTTGATTGCAATAATTCCCGGATGGATTACCGAACAGGATCCATGGCAGAGAGTCTGGGCTGCAAAAGATAGGAAATCAGCAAGGTTTGGAATGACTCTTGGAGCTTTCCTTATTACTGTTGTATTTGCTGCCTGTGCTGTTATCGCACTGGGACTGAATTCACTCTATCCAGGCATTGCTGAAGCCGGGTTTCCTGCAGGAATGGCAAGAGCAGAAACCGCACTTTTGCAATTTATAAACAGTTCGTTTTCAACATTTGTAGTTGGACTCAGTGCAATAGGGCTTGCAGCCGCTGCCATGTCATGTACCGATACCTTTGCAACCTCTGGGGCTTCCTGTGTATCCCGCGATATTTACCAGAGATTTATAAAACCCGATGCAACAATGAAACAGATGCGTGTTATTAACAGAATAAGTGTACTGTTTATTGTTGCATCTGCAACAATAATATCGTTTTATATTACAAGTATCCTTGATGCTATACATATTGCAACATATATCGCAAGTGCATCCTATTTCTTCCCGTTAATGGGAGGAATTTACTGGAAAAGAGCAACCAAAGAAGGTGCTATTGCAGGTCTCATTGTGGGAGCTATCGCCCAGATTACACTCACTGTGATAGACCTTGCAAACACTGGTTCTATGGCTCAGCCGTATCTTCAAACCATACATCCGATTCTTAGAAGCCATGGTGTAATCGTTGGTATGCTTCTTAGTGCCGTTGCGTTCTTTGGAGTTTCGTTTGCAACCCAAAAATCCAGCAACATAAATCTTGCACCATTTTTCAAAGAATCCGCAAAAGAGCTTTCAACCTACTATTCAAAAGAAATAGATGAATCAGACCCTGGATACAATAAATTCCTTAACAGAATCGAAGAAAAAGTTGTTGGAGAAAGGGGACACCTTCATCTGAACATAGAAACTTCAGCAACCATAAACTGGGGTAAATTCGTCAATCAGTTGAAATCCTCCTACCCTGCATGGGTCACGTCCACTGGTTATGATTCAGTATATCGCCTGACTCATGCTGATATGCTACAGTGTATATCCATAACCAGAGGAAACACCGAAAATGAAATCTGGTTTGCATCTGAACCTGAAGTTGAATACATTGACACCCAGAGAAAAGAACTTTATGTTGCCTACAATGAAGTTGCTGATGCACTTCACAGAATGGGAATAACTGCCAAATAATTAAAACTGCCACCATTTAAGGGTGGCTTTTATATTTACCCTTTTTACTTTTTACCTGATTAGCGTTAATTTGATTAAAGAATGTACCTATTAAGGGTTTGAGTATAAAAATGAATTACAAAACAGCACTACTTCTGGTTTCGGTACTGATTCCAACCCTATTTGCATCGGGATGTATAGACCAGATAGTACCGATGAATGAAACAAATGATGAACCTGACACTTCAAAATATGAACTGGAAGTGTTTTTGGATAAAACTGAGAATGATACATTTGTAAACACCACCACATTTTACCTTTCAACAAACCAGAGTGTAGAAGCTGTTCACATGGTCAAAAATTCAAAGGAACTGGATATTGTTCCGATAGAAGAACTGGGCGGAGTGGACAAAAATATCATCTCAGATGTTGTGGTTATAGCCGAAAATGCCAATAATACACATGCTACTATAAAAAATTTTGAAAGGCTTTCTGACAGAAAAGACCCTTTAAACATAAACCACACGGTTACCGATAATGTTGTAGGCGGACAAAAACATATCTACATCAGATTCAATGAGTCTATAACAGGGTTTGTAGCATACACAATGGATATACCCAGCAAACAGGATTTTACATATAACCCTACCTCACCATCTATCATCCGGTTTGTGATACCCGAAGGATATTCAACCGGTAATCCAGTAATAGGAAGACCAAGACCATCTCCTGATGACAAATATTATGATGATAAAGGCAGACTCAACCTTATATGGTACAATTTTGAAGGCGACCCAGCTTCAATATTTGACCGTGTAAGGAATTTTGCAGGTTCTGATGATTCAGAAGAACCGCAGTTTTCACAGGATTCTATAAATGTAAAATTCTATCCAGAAAATGCCCCATTAATGCTTTCAGTAGGATCAATGGGACTTAGTCTGGGAGCTCTGGCTGTTGTACTATATTACCGCAATGAAAGAAAGAAGCTTAAAAAAGAGCATGAATGGCTAAATGAATTAGAAAATGAAAAGAAGCGTTGATTGTCAGCTACTAACTACTGAAGTGGTTAGCTTGTCCTTCCATCTCTTAACTAATAGAAGCTAAGCGGAGGACATTAGGAAGGCTGACGGCTCCCCTGTGTGCAATGTTCTTCGAAGCATTGTAGTCGGCGTTGTCTTTATGACCGCATTTCTTACACTTGAAGTTAGACTGTTTCTGACGGTTATTTTTATCGATGTACCCGCACTCAGAACACTGCTGAGAGGTATACATCGGGTTGATTATCACAACAGGTATTCCTTCAAGTTTTGATTTGTATAATATGAAATCGGTCAATTCAGAGAACGCCCATTTACCCAATCTGTCTCTCTGCGCTTTAGTAACCGTAGCCTCCGGACGAAAACCGTTGAGGTTTTCCAGTGCAATAGCCCGGGAAGTGTCTTTAGCGCGTTTGACCAGCTGTTTAGCAACCCGGTGGTTCAGATCGCGTTTGAACCGGCGTTCCTTTTTGGATAATTTCTTGAGGTGCTTCTTGGCTGACCAAGTGCCTTTAGATTGTAATCTTGATTTCAGACTGGTATATCGTTCTCGTATCTCATCGGCTTTAGTACCTTTGTAAACTTCGTTATCAGAAGTGGTTGCTATATTAACAACACCAAGGTCTACTCCCATGACATCATCATTATATTCAACCTCGTTTTCACCTACTTCCATCACAAGCATCAAGTAAAAATTACCGTCTTCATAAATCAGATCTGTTTGACCTCTGATTCTGTTTTTATCCAGAGGTCGAAAATCACTGTAAGAAATACTAATCTTCTCACGACCGTCCAGAGTAAGTATGGACACAGTATCGTTTTCTTTGAACGACAGAACTCTCTGGTCGTAGACCACTGCACCTCTTCTATTGAATTTGTGCATGGTTTTTCTGTCGTTGCTGTAGCTTTCAGCTACTTTACCGATTGCCCTGACAGTCAATTGGGCAGACAGACTGAATTCCTGCCTGATGTCATAATAAGTCAATTTCTGAATCCCGGTTTTACCAAATTTCTTGTTGTGCCATGCAGTCTCAGAAACATAGTTGCAGGCCTCGTTGAACTTTTGCATGGTT is part of the Methanohalobium evestigatum Z-7303 genome and encodes:
- a CDS encoding DNA double-strand break repair nuclease NurA, which codes for MTLEPVHIKEISQLASNIDVSLEDKDESEITTDIFSYLQELKYKGNIVLKSMEKLYRGKVNVEYIAQSSDPFDITYACDSGSTNPIPFDSGFFVDFCHCALASTPTNLDLHMKRTIVAATYNPSETVTIKTTQGWKEFDDGSGRKKIIRIQPGLLNKRIGRMVHDIALYLAESEHINWMLDGLDDNGVLIMDGPVYPKRLMYWLVVESEDIQIQYDPHTKTILQNYIDIMDEHIKKQKPLMGFVKNPEDIQVMQAMKQNGMRGIPWTMDAQFFKNLLSLKNDDADENKYITYTNWFIQPNKFYERMLNTTSPLVEDTLEHKYPADDYSLTFFMVYVPWMDVIFKIESPYGLTKNENIRDMVKRKVLYDISINGIPKALSKADSIAKIRKSEREYIKQQFNTGIDTSYNDIRWSETDV
- a CDS encoding sodium:solute symporter family protein, which gives rise to MESYQIFLIMLAVYLAALVSIGWYFTKRQKSITDFWLAGRNIGSIGVGFSAAASWLTAGALLSVIGLYLLNGMGSIWGFVVPNILALLIIAILVSRIKHLPAITQPELLEQRYSSAIRAPVATIITIVMILFAVADIKGFALVLEVFFGLSPIYAAAIVAIAVSIYVTLGGLSAVVWTDVLQFTFLSLFVISMAIVTVGAASSGAFEASSAMTVSDVFGNVNSSWWNPFSVGIPFALIFLIAIIPGWITEQDPWQRVWAAKDRKSARFGMTLGAFLITVVFAACAVIALGLNSLYPGIAEAGFPAGMARAETALLQFINSSFSTFVVGLSAIGLAAAAMSCTDTFATSGASCVSRDIYQRFIKPDATMKQMRVINRISVLFIVASATIISFYITSILDAIHIATYIASASYFFPLMGGIYWKRATKEGAIAGLIVGAIAQITLTVIDLANTGSMAQPYLQTIHPILRSHGVIVGMLLSAVAFFGVSFATQKSSNINLAPFFKESAKELSTYYSKEIDESDPGYNKFLNRIEEKVVGERGHLHLNIETSATINWGKFVNQLKSSYPAWVTSTGYDSVYRLTHADMLQCISITRGNTENEIWFASEPEVEYIDTQRKELYVAYNEVADALHRMGITAK
- a CDS encoding DUF5803 family protein encodes the protein MNYKTALLLVSVLIPTLFASGCIDQIVPMNETNDEPDTSKYELEVFLDKTENDTFVNTTTFYLSTNQSVEAVHMVKNSKELDIVPIEELGGVDKNIISDVVVIAENANNTHATIKNFERLSDRKDPLNINHTVTDNVVGGQKHIYIRFNESITGFVAYTMDIPSKQDFTYNPTSPSIIRFVIPEGYSTGNPVIGRPRPSPDDKYYDDKGRLNLIWYNFEGDPASIFDRVRNFAGSDDSEEPQFSQDSINVKFYPENAPLMLSVGSMGLSLGALAVVLYYRNERKKLKKEHEWLNELENEKKR
- a CDS encoding RNA-guided endonuclease InsQ/TnpB family protein gives rise to the protein MYLTLKVKLNPDREQRAKLLTTMQKFNEACNYVSETAWHNKKFGKTGIQKLTYYDIRQEFSLSAQLTVRAIGKVAESYSNDRKTMHKFNRRGAVVYDQRVLSFKENDTVSILTLDGREKISISYSDFRPLDKNRIRGQTDLIYEDGNFYLMLVMEVGENEVEYNDDVMGVDLGVVNIATTSDNEVYKGTKADEIRERYTSLKSRLQSKGTWSAKKHLKKLSKKERRFKRDLNHRVAKQLVKRAKDTSRAIALENLNGFRPEATVTKAQRDRLGKWAFSELTDFILYKSKLEGIPVVIINPMYTSQQCSECGYIDKNNRQKQSNFKCKKCGHKDNADYNASKNIAHRGAVSLPNVLRLASIS